TCTATTTAAAATTTTAATCCTCCTTCTCTCGCTCCATCAGCCAAACTCTTCACTTTGCCATGGTATTTGTATCCTCCCCGGTCAAAAACAACTTCGCCAATCTTGGCTTTTTTGCACTTTCCAGCAATGAGTTTGCCCAATTCTTTGGCGCCTTCAATATCATTTTTTGCTTTTTTTATTTCAGCCATCCGAGCTGAAACCAATGTTCTTCCTTTTTCATCGTTAATCACTTGAACATATAATCCTTTCAAACTCCGAAAAACGCAAAACCGCGGGCGCTTAGCTGTCCCTGAAATTTTAGATCTTACTCGACTCCTGCGTCTTAATCTTAGATTTTTTTTAATTACTGTCATAATTTTTACCCACGAATTTACCTGCCCGAAATGCTGTTACTCTAAAATTTAGTCGATCTTTAGTATTATAAGAATCTAAAAGTTAGTAATAAATTGTATAGAATTTCACGGCAGGCGGGCAAAACTTTCACTAATCTGCAAAATTTGTACATTTGTAGCGGATTTGTGGACTTGAGGGGTTTACGCGGAAGCAGGGGTGGAAACCGCTTTTTTACTTTCTTTTCT
Above is a window of Candidatus Moraniibacteriota bacterium DNA encoding:
- the rplR gene encoding 50S ribosomal protein L18; this translates as MMTVIKKNLRLRRRSRVRSKISGTAKRPRFCVFRSLKGLYVQVINDEKGRTLVSARMAEIKKAKNDIEGAKELGKLIAGKCKKAKIGEVVFDRGGYKYHGKVKSLADGAREGGLKF